A stretch of the Nakaseomyces glabratus chromosome L, complete sequence genome encodes the following:
- a CDS encoding haloacid dehalogenase superfamily protein (CAGL0L01969g~Ortholog(s) have cytosol, nucleus localization) has protein sequence MTYPEKVKACLFDMDGLLINTEDIYTLTLNRILKEYGLGPLTWDVKIQLQGLPGPEAGKKIIETYKLPLTPKELETKNIEIQNDYWPTAAFLPGALELLKYLKSKNIPIALCTSSNKIKFKGKTSHLGEGFNLFDAIVTGDDERIPSGRGKPFPDVWQVGLKSLNDKFNTSISPSECLVFEDGIIGVQSGRAFGAHVIWVPHQESLPFIDNAADVLQGQGEQLNTLEELELSKYGL, from the exons ATGACGTATCCAGAGAA AGTAAAGGCATGTTTGTTTGACATGGATGGTCTATTGATCAATACGGAAGACATATATACGTTGACTTTGAACCGTATTCTTAAAGAATATGGACTTGGTCCCTTGACATGGGACGTCAAGATCCAATTACAAGGTTTACCTGGTCCTGAAGCTGGCAAGAAGATTATCGAAACTTATAAGCTGCCATTAACACCAAAGGAGTTAGagacaaaaaatattgaaattcaGAATGATTACTGGCCAACGGCAGCGTTTTTACCAGGTGCATTGgaattattgaaatactTGAAATCTAAGAATATTCCTATTGCTCTCTGTACATCCTCAAATAAAATCAAGTTCAAGGGAAAGACTAGCCATTTAGGTGAAGGTTTTAACTTGTTTGATGCAATTGTCACTGGTGATGATGAGAGGATTCCTAGTGGAAGAGGTAAGCCATTTCCAGATGTATGGCAGGTTGGATTGAAGAGTTTAAACGACAAATTTAATACCTCCATTTCTCCTAGTGAGTGTCTTGTTTTTGAAGATGGTATAATTGGGGTACAATCAGGCAGAGCATTTGGTGCACACGTCATCTGGGTACCACACCAGGAGTCGCTACCTTTCATTGATAATGCTGCTGATGTTTTGCAAGGGCAAGGTGAACAACTAAATACCTTGGAAGAATTGGAGTTATCAAAATATGGTTTATAA
- the TTI1 gene encoding Tti1p (CAGL0L01991g~Ortholog(s) have role in chromatin remodeling and ASTRA complex, TORC2 complex, mitochondrion localization), protein MDRGQTVFKKLREPCVLVSRVAFLPRESFDPNSPLLIDSLKELSICLSEINDADDLPSNLGDYVYLPISHLLKQDSLGDVAIEYVFKITRMILKLFWHKSGSLDKETCKKLFMITNFLINNDPSSKEYLKKSSPYKLEGIKLLQELLRSLQKQEYHSSFFVEKPEMLSIMTHMVSICLEMLKSEPFVIDLQLQCIETLRTLYVEILPHGETLSYILPGNISALVAVLGKPGLLSNSAVIIGCLKLYSQLLIIIYNDKDLGVKENSANNGRIINTILEQELKETPLDPFSLKLPILGTNLNTKRVHRDTSWLKGTSSQIRLSLESFLTKLCRRNDSRINHELSKLCGGLLANCKSSLCTSVPLLVRTLIYLNSNPQNILKSCINEVRNIFSEEVENLNSQLKESTEGTLSQLFFLVKLLEGDSELLPGITKCLVSLKTHVMKEIDIYDASTKKIQTIDQKSEVIMMDKWELDTAETGLLTNVIGTEEKTVASFLGALAHELPAQSKEHVIEGLLNEMDFTSLSDKITSMWISSNLLNGKLSISGSNGVAMDSLTGTGLNSYASYPTVAYQLLECAKQCYEGLEMEMEGQNGTISQEILVCTILRSITTVVETIGKDFQDEVIDYIYIIIENLASSSMLIREFSKRSAIVLAKILYHNSISDMITQNTDYIIDAVSIKLASGMTQRVSVVLMVICKLAGYEAIRSFKDVIETLFKMLDFYHGYSDLCIQFFKVFEIIVMEMQKTYLTADKNWDKIEDKASNKSTFKPWGIANVEQICKMLENEIIIDIEDGTIDINEDDALSEINNFKDYVNRKMELENSDSDDDDDDDDIENYEDEGSHNELEEMKKKKKTSEEWVSPIPVESYRVLLQIISYGDRLLTHPSKELKILILNIFSQIWPMLATQYSSLLPQVAQAWPLISTLTFDSDYSIVEAACVCLRIMIECSGDFVSKRFVDLWKEVKARSILLKEIKYSQIENGQETTSVVVLNRIRFPPITMKALAALNYMLLEGIIIAELFLSDLDIRDMLHCCVQSIPKDEIESKSLHLGDVLFDMTI, encoded by the coding sequence ATGGATCGAGGCCAAACCGTTTTCAAAAAGCTAAGAGAACCATGTGTTTTAGTGTCTAGGGTTGCCTTTCTTCCAAGGGAATCTTTTGATCCAAATTCACCTCTACTGATCGATTCTTTGAAGGAATTGTCTATTTGTCTGAGTGAAATTAATGATGCTGATGATTTACCTTCCAATCTGGGGGACTATGTGTACCTGCCTATTTCACATTTATTAAAGCAGGACTCATTAGGTGATGTGGCAATTGAATATGTGTTTAAGATAACAAGGATGATTCTGAAGTTATTTTGGCACAAATCTGGATCTCTTGATAAGGAAACATGTAAGAAATTGTTCATGATCACCAActttttaataaataatgatCCATCATCTAAAGAGTATCTTAAGAAGTCATCACCTTATAAATTAGAAGGCATCAAATTATTGCAAGAATTACTCAGATCTCTGCAGAAACAAGAATACCATAGCTCCTTTTTTGTAGAAAAACCTGAAATGCTATCAATTATGACGCATATGGTATCGATCTGTCTGGAAATGTTAAAATCAGAGCCATTTGTGATCGATCTGCAATTGCAATGTATTGAAACGTTGAGAACTCTTTATGTTGAAATACTACCTCATGGGGAAACACTATCATATATTTTACCAGGGAATATATCTGCTTTAGTTGCTGTTTTAGGTAAGCCGGGGCTTTTGTCAAATTCAGCTGTTATTATTGGGTGCTTAAAATTATATTCGCAATTgctaataataatttacAATGATAAAGATCTAGGAGTAAAGGAAAACTCTGCGAATAATGGGAGGATCATCAATACAATTTTAGAGCAAGAATTGAAGGAAACCCCGTTGGATCCATTCTCCTTAAAATTGCCTATACTGGGTACAAACTTAAACACAAAAAGGGTGCATAGAGATACTAGTTGGCTGAAAGGAACTTCATCTCAAATAAGACTCTCTTTGGAATCATTCCTCACAAAGTTATGCCGTAGAAATGATAGTAGGATAAATCATGAACTTTCAAAGTTATGTGGCGGCTTGCTAGCTAATTGTAAAAGCTCTCTATGTACGTCGGTACCTCTATTGGTTCGAACCCTCATATATCTTAACTCGAACCCTCAGAATATACTGAAATCTTGCATAAATGAAGTTAGAAACATATTTTCTGAAGAGGTGGAAAACTTGAATTCACAATTGAAGGAGAGCACAGAAGGAACTTTGAGccaattgttttttttagtgAAATTATTGGAGGGGGATAGTGAGCTTCTCCCTGGTATTACCAAGTGCTTAGTTAGCCTGAAAACTCATGTtatgaaagaaattgatatttatGATGCatctacaaaaaaaattcaaacaATAGATCAAAAATCGGAAGTGATCATGATGGATAAATGGGAATTGGATACAGCGGAAACTGGATTACTTACAAACGTAATAGGGACTGAGGAAAAAACTGTGGCAAGCTTTCTCGGGGCACTTGCGCATGAACTACCTGCCCAAAGTAAAGAACATGTGATTGAAGGGTTGCTCAATGAAATGGATTTTACTTCTCTATCCGATAAAATTACAAGTATGTGGATTTCAAGTAATTTACTAAATGGTAAGTTATCTATTAGTGGATCAAATGGAGTGGCAATGGATAGCTTGACTGGAACAGGGTTGAATAGCTATGCATCCTACCCAACAGTTGCATATCAACTTTTAGAGTGTGCCAAACAATGCTATGAAGGACTtgagatggagatggaaGGACAAAACGGAACGATATCTCAAGAGATTTTAGTCTGTACAATCCTTAGATCTATCACTACTGTTGTTGAGACTATTGGGAAGGATTTTCAAGATGAAGTCATTGACTATATATACATTATAATCGAGAACTTAGCTTCATCATCTATGCTCATTAGGGAATTCTCAAAGAGGAGCGCGATAGTACTGGCCAAAATACTATATCATAATTCGATATCTGACATGATTACCCAAAATACGGACTATATAATTGATGCAGTTTCAATTAAACTTGCCTCGGGTATGACGCAAAGGGTTAGTGTAGTTCTAATGGTCATCTGTAAACTTGCGGGTTATGAGGCAATTAGGAGTTTCAAAGATGTCATAGAGACGTTGTTTAAAATGCTCGACTTTTATCATGGTTATTCTGATCTATGTATAcagtttttcaaagttttcGAAATAATAGTTATGGAGATGCAGAAAACTTACTTGACTGCCGATAAGAACTGGgataaaattgaagataaaGCCAGCAACAAGAGCACATTTAAACCATGGGGAATTGCAAATGTCGAGCAAATATGTAAGATGTTAGAAAATGAGATAATTATTGATATCGAGGACGGTACTATTGATattaatgaagatgacgCATTGagtgaaataaataatttcaaagattatGTTAATAGAAAAATGGAACTTGAGAATAGTGatagtgatgatgatgatgatgatgatgatattgagaATTATGAAGATGAGGGAAGCCATAACGAACTTGAggagatgaagaaaaaaaagaagactAGTGAAGAATGGGTTTCTCCAATACCAGTCGAATCATACCGTGTACTTTTGCAGATCATATCATATGGTGATAGACTGTTGACACATCCATCAAAAGAGCTTAAAATACTAATtctaaatattttctctcAAATATGGCCTATGCTAGCCACCCAGTATTCTTCACTGTTACCACAAGTGGCCCAAGCTTGGCCGTTAATTTCAACTTTAACTTTTGATTCAGACTACTCTATAGTAGAGGCTGCATGTGTTTGTCTAAGAATCATGATTGAATGTAGTGGTGATTTTGTGTCAAAGCGTTTTGTTGATCTCTGGAAAGAGGTGAAGGCTCGATCAATATTACTCAAAGAGATAAAATATTCACAAATAGAGAATGGGCAAGAAACTACTTCTGTAGTAGTTTTAAATCGTATTCGTTTTCCTCCTATAACAATGAAAGCTCTTGCAGCTTTAAACTATATGTTGCTAGAGGGTATTATTATTGCTGAGCTTTTTTTGAGTGATTTGGATATTAGAGATATGCTTCACTGTTGTGTTCAAAGTATACCGAAGGATGAGATTGAATCAAAATCTCTACATCTAGGAGACGTGCTTTTCGACATGACCATATAA